Below is a window of Desulfobacterales bacterium DNA.
GAAATAGCATACACTCATCAAGAAAAATGGGATGGTTCTGGTTATCCCCAAGGATTAAAAGGTGAAAATATTCCCATTTCTGGACGTTTAATGGCTATTGCCGATGTGTATGATGCCTTAGTCTGCAAAAGGGTTTATAAACCGCCGTTTCCTCACCAAAAAGCTGTTGACATTATAAAAGAAGGCAAAGGAAAACATTTTGACCCAGATATGGTAGATGCATTTGCAGCCATTGAAGATAGTTTTAGACAAATCGCTATTGAGTTTGCTGATTCAGATGAAGAGAAACAAAATCTTGTAAAAAAATAAAAGTAACTCATTCTTAATTTAAACATAAATCAAAAATATATTCCAAAATAATAATATATAATTAAGGCTTAAACTTGTAGATTCACTATTTTTGGCCTTAACCGTATTTTATTATTTTAAATATATTCTATATTGGTAATATATTAAAATTGTCTAACGAAAAAAGGAACACTATGAATAACATGTTTAAGATATATAAAAAATTTTTTTTTACGATACTTTGTTTTGTTATTTTATTAGTCGCTTGCTCGGATGGTAACAAACAAAAAAAATCTGATGAACCTTCTGTTCAGAATATCTCGCTGCAACTTCAATGGGTAACTCAAGCTCAGTTTGCAGGATACTACGTTGCTTTAGAAAAAGGTTGGTTTCGTGAAGAAGGAATTGAACTTACCATAAAACCAGGAGGCCCAGACATTATTTCGGTAGATTTAGTATCATCAGGAACCAGAGATTTTGGAACAGCTTTGTTGTCAGATCTCACAGTTGCTATCCAAAATAATAAACCCGTTATCAGCATCGGACAGATTCAACAAGCCAATGGATTGCTGTTAATCGCTAAAAAATCTTCCGGAATCAAAGAACCTAAAGATTTCATAGGTAAGAAGGTTGGAATTTGGTTTCAAGGATTTGAGGCGCAATTTAGTGCTTTATTAGCAAAAGAAAAAATTTCAAGTAAGGATATTAAAATTATTTCCCAAGGATGGAGTATGGATCCATTCCTGAAAGACGAAATAGATGTTGCTTCAGCCATGATTTATAACGAATACCATGCTGTCCTTGAGACCGGAATTAATCCAGATGAAATAAATATCATCGATTATAGAGCTTATGGCCTGGATTTTCCTGGCGATACTCTATTCACTTCACGAAAATTATTGAAGGAGAATCCGGATCTTTGTTTACGAATGCTTAACGCAAGCCTTAAAGGATGGCAATATGCTGTAGAGCATCCTGAAGAGGCTGTAGATATTGTCTTGAAATATGATACGAGCGGTATCCAAAAGCGTAATCACCAACTTGTGATGATGCAGGAAATAGGAAAATTAGTTAATGTACCAAATAAAAATTTAGGCCAAACCGATATAGTAGCTGTTTCAAAAATGGTCGAAACACTTCATCAGCATGGAATTCTCAAAGCTATCATAAGTACTGAAAATATTTATAATGGAGAAATTTTTCAGAAAACGCTTTCAATGAAATAGGAAATAAAAGAGATAAGCATGATTAATCGTATGATAAGAAGACTGACAGTAGGCCAACGCATTTTCGGAGGATTTGTTTTTTTTGTGATTCTGTTTGGCATGATGATTCCATTGGTTCTAAAAGATCATGTATTGCTTCTTGAAAGAATTGAACAGGTATCAAATGTTGATAAGAAGGCAGATAGACTTCTTTTAATTAGCTCTAAACGCATAGAATCATCGCGTGTAAATCTTATGCGTTTTCTTAGAGATTACCTTCCAAACACTCAGGAATCATTGAATGATATTATTCAGGCATCTCAATTTCTTTCTGAGGCTGAAAATCTTATCGTAGTTGAAGAACAGAAAAATAGTGTAATGACGGTCATTAAAATGCTGATGGATTATAAATCGATTATCCATCAAATTGGTGTTCAAATCGGTGAAGGGAAAGATTTTGAAACTAACCGTCTTGTGTTTACAGCTCTTAAGACCGGAAATGATATCAGTTTTCAGATAGAAGATATTGTTGAGAAAAATGATATTCATGTTTTGGATGAAAATAAAATCGCTGATATGCGCTTTAAAAAGAATTTATGGTTTCTTGTTGCTTATTGCTTAGGTGCATTGATATTGAGTCTTATCATGGCAGCTCTGGTTGGACGTAGTATTACAAAACCTGTCGCCCAACTTAGAGAAGGTGCTGAATTTTTCCGACAGGGACATACTGATTTTGTTCTGGAATTTGCTGGAACAGATGAATTAAGTCTGCTCGCCATTACCTTCAACCAAATGGCCGCAAATCTTCATCAGAACAAGATTTCACTTCAGGAACGAGCTGACGCACTTGAAAAGGAATTATTCGAGCGTAAGAAAGCTGAAGAAGAACTTCATCAATATCAGACTAAACTCGAAGAATTAGTTGAAAATCGTACAAGTGAGTTAAGTAAAACAGTTGAACAATTAAGCAGCGAAGTTTTTGAACGTAAACGAGCTGAAAAAGCAATTAAGGAAAATGAGAAGCGTGTCAGAATTATTTTAGATTCCATCAGCGCTGGTATTATAGTTATTGACCCTCAAAATCGTTCGATAGTTGATGTTAATCCGGTGACAGAAAAAATGATAGGTTTGTCAAGAGATGAAATCATCGGCCGCAGATGTCATGAATTCATTTGTCCTCGAACTTTAAATGATTGTCCGATTATCGATTTAAAACAAAGGATTGATAATGCTGAAAGAGTTCTTATAACGGCTGAAGGAAAATCAATACCGATATTAAAGACAGTTACTCCTATAGTTTTCGGTGAAAAAGATTATCTTTTAGAAAGTTTCGTTGACCTTACGGAACGAAAACGGATAGAAGAAATCCTGCGTGAATCCCAACAGCGTTTATCTTTGCTTATTCAGAGTTCTCCTTTAGGTGTTATTGAATTTGATATTGATTTTAGAATTATTGCATGGAATCCGGCTGCTGAACGTATATTCGGCTATTCAAGAGATGAATCTACGGGTTCGCATGGTACAGTTTTAATTCCTGAAGAAATACGTCCTCATGTTGATATGATATGGAAAGAACTACTCGAAAAAAAAGGTGGCGAACGCAGCATAAACGATAATTTAACAAAAGACGGAAGGCGTATTATTTGTGAATGGCACAACATTCCTCTGATCAATGAATCTGGTAGTGTAATTGGTATAGCCTCTCTTGTGGATGATATCACTTTTCGCAAGCAAGCTGAGTTAGAATTGAAACAATACGTTGAGGATTTGGAAAAATTCAATAGACTTACTATTAGTCGAGAAGAAAGAATGATTCAGCTCAAGGAAGAAATCAATACACTTTTAGAAACCTTTGGCAAGCAGAAAAAATATAAAGTAGTTGAATAATCCGTAATCTATTGATCGATATGTTTAATTCAAAAAAAAATGACATAGTGTTACTGTTTTTTTTATATTAAATTTGAATAAGGCTATAATTTTAGCCTTATTCATCGGAATTATATGTCAGCTAATTTGGCAAATTTAATTGATAAAGGAGAAAAAGATATGTCTCAAATAGAGGCAAATACAAATCTCAAGCAATTACAATCTCAAAATGCTCAACTTCAACAGGAAATAAATAACCGGCAGCAAGCTGAGATTGCCTTAAAGGATAGCGAAGAACGTTTTAGAGGTATGTTTGAAAAACATAGCTCAGTAATGTTTTTCCTTGATCCTGACACCGGTCAAATCGTCGATGCCAATAAGTCTGCTCTAAAGTATTACGGCTATACGATAGAAGAATTGAAGCAAATAACTATTTCGCAAATTAATCAGCTTACACCTGAAGAAATTTATCAGGTTATGCAGTCCGCTAAAAAAGAGAATCATAATGTGTTTGAATTTCGGCATCGTTTGGCTAACGGAGAAATTCGCGATGTGGAAGTTAATTCAACGCCGATTTCATTTAAAGGTAAAACTCTCTTATTTTCAATTGTTTTTGATATCACCGAAAGAAAACAGATGGAAGAAGGTTTGCGTGAACGTGCTAAGGAATTAGAGAAATTCAATAAAGCTATGATTGACCGTGAATCTCGCATGATAGAATTAAAAGAAGAAGTTAATGCTTTGTGTGTGGAGCTTGGACGACAGACTGTCTATCCTAATGTTTGGGAAGAATCCTCGAAAATGATAAGGAGCAAATATTCAGATTTAGAGACAACAAGCGTAAGTATTCATAAAGAAAAATCAAAAGCAATGAACTATTCAATTTCAGAGCTTATAGACCTTTCGGCTCTTCAAAAACTTATGGAATATCTTTTTAAAGCTACTGGTATTAATCACGCTCTAATTGATAACGACAGCAAGGTTCTTACTGCAGCGGGCTGGCAAAAAATCTGTACTGAGTTTCATCGTGTAAATTCTATGTCTCTTGAAAATTGCCTTAAAAGCGACCAATATATTCTTAACCATCTTTTTGATGGTCCCTATGTTGGTTATAAATGCCCCCATGGTTTAGTTGATTACGCTACTCCTGTCTTTATCGAAGGTGTTCATATAGGTAATCTTTTTACAGGTCAAATGTTACATGACCCCCCTGATTTGGAATTTTTCCGTAATCAAGCGAAAGAATTTGGTTTTGATGAAAAAGCTTATCTTGAAGTCTTAAAGGAAGTTCATGTTATACCTAAAGAGCGAATGCCTTCAGTCATGGCGTTCATGGTAGAATTATCCCAAATCCTTGCTAATAATGGCTTAATCAGAATGCGACAGATAGAGATGGAAAACGAATTGATACAACTCAACCGTAATCTTGAAGTCAGAATAGAGGAGAGAACCAAAGAACTTGATAAATCCATGCGAGCTGCTTTTAGCATGATGCAGGATGCCGAAAAACAGAGATTAAGAACAGAACAGACTTTGGATAAACTTAAGGAATCCACTGCACAGTTAATTAATGAAATTGCCGAGCGTAAACGTGTAGAAGAAGACCTTAAACAAGCTAAAGAGACGGCTGAATCTGCTACTAAAGCAAAAAGCGAGTTTCTTGCTAACATGAGCCATGAAATCAGAACTCCCATGAACGCTATTATTGGAATGGCATCTT
It encodes the following:
- a CDS encoding ABC transporter substrate-binding protein, yielding MFKIYKKFFFTILCFVILLVACSDGNKQKKSDEPSVQNISLQLQWVTQAQFAGYYVALEKGWFREEGIELTIKPGGPDIISVDLVSSGTRDFGTALLSDLTVAIQNNKPVISIGQIQQANGLLLIAKKSSGIKEPKDFIGKKVGIWFQGFEAQFSALLAKEKISSKDIKIISQGWSMDPFLKDEIDVASAMIYNEYHAVLETGINPDEINIIDYRAYGLDFPGDTLFTSRKLLKENPDLCLRMLNASLKGWQYAVEHPEEAVDIVLKYDTSGIQKRNHQLVMMQEIGKLVNVPNKNLGQTDIVAVSKMVETLHQHGILKAIISTENIYNGEIFQKTLSMK
- a CDS encoding PAS domain S-box protein, coding for MINRMIRRLTVGQRIFGGFVFFVILFGMMIPLVLKDHVLLLERIEQVSNVDKKADRLLLISSKRIESSRVNLMRFLRDYLPNTQESLNDIIQASQFLSEAENLIVVEEQKNSVMTVIKMLMDYKSIIHQIGVQIGEGKDFETNRLVFTALKTGNDISFQIEDIVEKNDIHVLDENKIADMRFKKNLWFLVAYCLGALILSLIMAALVGRSITKPVAQLREGAEFFRQGHTDFVLEFAGTDELSLLAITFNQMAANLHQNKISLQERADALEKELFERKKAEEELHQYQTKLEELVENRTSELSKTVEQLSSEVFERKRAEKAIKENEKRVRIILDSISAGIIVIDPQNRSIVDVNPVTEKMIGLSRDEIIGRRCHEFICPRTLNDCPIIDLKQRIDNAERVLITAEGKSIPILKTVTPIVFGEKDYLLESFVDLTERKRIEEILRESQQRLSLLIQSSPLGVIEFDIDFRIIAWNPAAERIFGYSRDESTGSHGTVLIPEEIRPHVDMIWKELLEKKGGERSINDNLTKDGRRIICEWHNIPLINESGSVIGIASLVDDITFRKQAELELKQYVEDLEKFNRLTISREERMIQLKEEINTLLETFGKQKKYKVVE